In Carassius gibelio isolate Cgi1373 ecotype wild population from Czech Republic chromosome B2, carGib1.2-hapl.c, whole genome shotgun sequence, a single genomic region encodes these proteins:
- the wu:fi34b01 gene encoding basic proline-rich protein isoform X29: MVSWKIWGRLLIMQSSFTCITLINCISLLQFSGTEKTNNEGSEDFSEGQLLSDHKGYFVPLADVSDNTGVSGQLLSSSEAAWDAMSPKLRCGNDLVKLQLSGPEVANVELCRGNGDPVPLTQLPPHCGHTALDYAGLLYATPYDGCGVAQQGEHYVLQIQWQGNSAVISCPMTSTTANETFLGPHPPKFLNILLPPFSPDTQSPEAPPMPQLSDTETQKPPPPGYPQVYPQGFWPFPHYLYPGRVYSIAKQTGKLVTTPQTPTEEPQPPKYPQVSWPYPGYPSGDQKHGPASGSKTESDAPAEKPYPLKYPPGSWPHPGYPSGDQKPGPASGSKTESDAPAEKPYPPKYPQGSWHYPGYPSGDQKPGPASGSKTESDAPAEKPYPLKYPPGSWHYPGYPSGDQKPGPASGSKTESDAPAEKPYPPKYPQGSWHYPGYPSGDQKPGPVSGSKTESNAPVDKPYPPKYPPGSWHYPGYPSGDQKPGPASGSKTESDAPAEKPYPLKYPPGSWPHPGYPSGDQKPGPASGSKTESDAPAEKPYPLKYPPGSWPHPGYPSGDQRPGPASGSKTESDAPVDKPYPLKYPPESWPRPGYPSGDQKPGPASGSKTESDAPAEKPYPPKYPQGSWHYPGYPSGDQKPGPASGSKTESDAPVDKPYPLKYPPGSWPRPGYPSGDQKPGPASGSKTESDAPAEKPYPLKYPPGSWPRPGYPSGDQKPGPASGSKTESGAPAEKPYPLKYPPGFWPHPGYSYDPVRPKPIDKPASAIPTAPQSGLPAATQILHPSEYPGRLFPPYSAYPDYHLYLQKFFPRYPVMPLKTPTAPSITPTPRLCPTTVAVECKPNAN; this comes from the exons ATGGTATCTTGGAAAATATGGGGAAGGTTGTTAATTATGCAGAGTTCTTTCACGTGCATTACTTTAATAAACTGCATTAGTCTGCTACAGTTTTCTGGAACGGAAAAAACGAACAATGAAGGTAGCGAAGATTTTTCAGAAGGACAACTTCTGTCTGACCACAAGGGATATTTTGTGCCTTTAGCTGATGTCAGTGACAACACCGGAGTTTCAG GGCAGCTACTCAGTTCTTCTGAAGCAGCCTGGGATGCCATGTCTCCAAAGTTGAGGTGTGGTAACGATCTTGTGAAGTTGCAACTCAGTGGTCCAGAAGTAGCAAATGTTGAACTCTGTCGAG GTAATGGGGATCCTGTTCCACTCACTCAGTTGCCACCTCACTGTGGACACACTGCACTTGATTATGCAGGTCTGCTCTATGCTACTCCTTATGATGGATGTGGTGTTGCACAACAG GGAGAGCATTATGTGTTGCAGATACAGTGGCAGGGGAACTCTGCAGTCATTTCTTGTCCTATGACCTCTACCACTGCAAATGAAACCTTCCTGGGACCGCATCCTCCTAAATTTCTGAACATTCTTCTGCCTCCCTTCTCTCCTGATACACAAAGTCCAGAAGCACCTCCAATGCCACAACTGTCTGATACTGAAACCCAGAAACCACCACCTCCTGGTTACCCTCAAGTGTATCCGCAAGGGTTTTGGCCTTTCCCTCATTATCTTTATCCTGGAAGGGTTTATTCTATAGCCAAGCAAACTGGGAAACTTGTTACAACTCCCCAAACACCAACTGAAGAGCCTCAGCCTCCCAAATACCCCCAGGTGTCTTGGCCTTATCCTGGTTACCCTTCTGGTGACCAGAAACATGGTCCAGCCTCTGGCTCTAAAACTGAATCCGATGCACCAGCTGAAAAGCCTTATCCTCTCAAATACCCCCCCGGGTCTTGGCCTCATCCTGGTTACCCTTCTGGTGACCAGAAAC CTGGTCCAGCCTCTGGCTCTAAAACTGAATCTGATGCACCAGCTGAAAAGCCTTATCCTCCCAAATACCCCCAGGGGTCTTGGCATTATCCTGGTTACCCTTCTGGTGACCAGAAAC CTGGTCCAGCCTCTGGCTCTAAAACTGAATCTGATGCACCAGCTGAAAAGCCTTATCCTCTCAAATACCCCCCCGGGTCTTGGCATTATCCTGGTTACCCTTCTGGTGACCAGAAAC CTGGTCCAGCCTCTGGCTCTAAAACTGAATCTGATGCACCAGCTGAAAAGCCTTATCCTCCCAAATACCCCCAGGGGTCTTGGCATTATCCTGGTTACCCTTCTGGTGACCAGAAACCTGGTCCAGTCTCTGGCTCTAAAACTGAATCCAATGCACCAGTGGATAAGCCTTATCCTCCCAAATACCCCCCCGGGTCTTGGCATTATCCTGGTTACCCTTCTGGTGACCAGAAAC CTGGTCCAGCCTCTGGCTCTAAAACTGAATCCGATGCACCAGCTGAAAAGCCTTATCCTCTCAAATACCCCCCTGGGTCTTGGCCTCATCCTGGTTACCCTTCTGGTGACCAGAAACCTGGTCCAGCTTCTGGCTCTAAAACCGAATCCGATGCACCAGCTGAAAAGCCTTATCCTCTCAAATACCCTCCCGGGTCTTGGCCTCATCCTGGTTACCCTTCTGGGGACCAGAGACCTGGTCCAGCCTCTGGCTctaaaactgaatcggatgcacCAGTGGATAAGCCTTATCCTCTCAAATACCCTCCCGAGTCTTGGCCTCGTCCTGGTTACCCTTCTGGTGACCAGAAACCTGGTCCAGCCTCTGGCTCTAAAACTGAATCTGATGCACCAGCTGAAAAGCCTTATCCTCCCAAATACCCCCAGGGGTCTTGGCATTATCCTGGTTACCCTTCTGGTGACCAGAAACCTGGTCCAGCCTCTGGCTctaaaactgaatcggatgcacCAGTGGATAAGCCTTATCCTCTCAAATACCCTCCCGGGTCTTGGCCTCGTCCTGGTTACCCTTCTGGTGACCAGAAACCTGGTCCAGCCTCTGGCTCTAAAACTGAATCTGATGCACCAGCTGAAAAGCCTTATCCTCTCAAATACCCTCCCGGGTCTTGGCCTCGTCCTGGTTACCCTTCTGGTGACCAGAAACCTGGTCCAGCCTCTGGCTCTAAAACCGAATCCGGCGCACCAGCTGAAAAGCCTTATCCTCTCAAATACCCCCCTGGGTTTTGGCCTCATCCTGGTTACTCTTATGACCCTGTCAGGCCAAAGCCCATAGATAAACCAGCTTCAGCCATCCCCACTGCTCCCCAATCAGGCTTGCCAGCAGCAACCCAGATTCTGCACCCCTCAGAATACCCTGGACGTCTGTTCCCTCCGTATAGTGCTTACCCTGATTATCATCTTTATTTGCAAAAGTTTTTTCCACGATACCCAGTCATGCCTCTCAAAACGCCTACAGCGCCATCTATAACCCCCACTCCTCGACTCTGTCCTACAACTGTAGCTGTTGAATGCAAACCCAATGCCAACTAG
- the wu:fi34b01 gene encoding basic proline-rich protein isoform X3: protein MVSWKIWGRLLIMQSSFTCITLINCISLLQFSGTEKTNNEGSEDFSEGQLLSDHKGYFVPLADVSDNTGVSGQLLSSSEAAWDAMSPKLRCGNDLVKLQLSGPEVANVELCRGNGDPVPLTQLPPHCGHTALDYAGLLYATPYDGCGVAQQGEHYVLQIQWQGNSAVISCPMTSTTANETFLGPHPPKFLNILLPPFSPDTQSPEAPPMPQLSDTETQKPPPPGYPQVYPQGFWPFPHYLYPGRVYSIAKQTGKLVTTPQTPTEEPQPPKYPQVSWPYPGYPSGDQKHGPASGSKTESDAPAEKPYPLKYPPGSWPHPGYPSGDQKPGPASGSKTESDAPAEKPYPLKYPPGSWHYPGYPSGDQKPGPASGSKTESDAPAEKPYPLKYPPGSWPHPGYPSGDQKPGPASGSKTESDAPAEKPYPPKYPQGSWHYPGYPSGDQKPGPVSGSKTESDAPVDKPYPPKYPPGSWHYPGYPSGDQKPGPASGSKTESDAPAEKPYPLKYPPGSWHYPGYPSGDQKPGPASGSKTESDAPAEKPYPPKYPQGSWHYPGYPSGDQKPGPVSGSKTESNAPVDKPYPPKYPPGSWHYPGYPSGDQKPGPASGSKTESDAPAEKPYPLKYPPGSWPHPGYPSGDQKPGPASGSKTESDAPAEKPYPLKYPPGSWPHPGYPSGDQRPGPASGSKTESDAPVDKPYPLKYPPESWPRPGYPSGDQKPGPASGSKTESDAPAEKPYPPKYPQGSWHYPGYPSGDQKPGPASGSKTESDAPVDKPYPLKYPPGSWPRPGYPSGDQKPGPASGSKTESDAPAEKPYPLKYPPGSWPRPGYPSGDQKPGPASGSKTESGAPAEKPYPLKYPPGFWPHPGYSYDPVRPKPIDKPASAIPTAPQSGLPAATQILHPSEYPGRLFPPYSAYPDYHLYLQKFFPRYPVMPLKTPTAPSITPTPRLCPTTVAVECKPNAN, encoded by the exons ATGGTATCTTGGAAAATATGGGGAAGGTTGTTAATTATGCAGAGTTCTTTCACGTGCATTACTTTAATAAACTGCATTAGTCTGCTACAGTTTTCTGGAACGGAAAAAACGAACAATGAAGGTAGCGAAGATTTTTCAGAAGGACAACTTCTGTCTGACCACAAGGGATATTTTGTGCCTTTAGCTGATGTCAGTGACAACACCGGAGTTTCAG GGCAGCTACTCAGTTCTTCTGAAGCAGCCTGGGATGCCATGTCTCCAAAGTTGAGGTGTGGTAACGATCTTGTGAAGTTGCAACTCAGTGGTCCAGAAGTAGCAAATGTTGAACTCTGTCGAG GTAATGGGGATCCTGTTCCACTCACTCAGTTGCCACCTCACTGTGGACACACTGCACTTGATTATGCAGGTCTGCTCTATGCTACTCCTTATGATGGATGTGGTGTTGCACAACAG GGAGAGCATTATGTGTTGCAGATACAGTGGCAGGGGAACTCTGCAGTCATTTCTTGTCCTATGACCTCTACCACTGCAAATGAAACCTTCCTGGGACCGCATCCTCCTAAATTTCTGAACATTCTTCTGCCTCCCTTCTCTCCTGATACACAAAGTCCAGAAGCACCTCCAATGCCACAACTGTCTGATACTGAAACCCAGAAACCACCACCTCCTGGTTACCCTCAAGTGTATCCGCAAGGGTTTTGGCCTTTCCCTCATTATCTTTATCCTGGAAGGGTTTATTCTATAGCCAAGCAAACTGGGAAACTTGTTACAACTCCCCAAACACCAACTGAAGAGCCTCAGCCTCCCAAATACCCCCAGGTGTCTTGGCCTTATCCTGGTTACCCTTCTGGTGACCAGAAACATGGTCCAGCCTCTGGCTCTAAAACTGAATCCGATGCACCAGCTGAAAAGCCTTATCCTCTCAAATACCCCCCCGGGTCTTGGCCTCATCCTGGTTACCCTTCTGGTGACCAGAAAC CTGGTCCAGCCTCTGGCTCTAAAACTGAATCTGATGCACCAGCTGAAAAGCCTTATCCTCTCAAATACCCCCCCGGGTCTTGGCATTATCCTGGTTACCCTTCTGGTGACCAGAAACCTGGTCCAGCCTCTGGCTCTAAAACTGAATCCGATGCACCAGCTGAAAAGCCTTATCCTCTCAAATACCCCCCTGGGTCTTGGCCTCATCCTGGTTACCCTTCTGGTGACCAGAAAC CTGGTCCAGCCTCTGGCTCTAAAACTGAATCTGATGCACCAGCTGAAAAGCCTTATCCTCCCAAATACCCCCAGGGGTCTTGGCATTATCCTGGTTACCCTTCTGGTGACCAGAAACCTGGTCCAGTCTCTGGCTCTAAAACTGAATCCGATGCACCAGTGGATAAGCCTTATCCTCCCAAATACCCCCCCGGGTCTTGGCATTATCCTGGTTACCCTTCTGGTGACCAGAAACCTGGTCCAGCCTCTGGCTCTAAAACTGAATCTGATGCACCAGCTGAAAAGCCTTATCCTCTCAAATACCCCCCCGGGTCTTGGCATTATCCTGGTTACCCTTCTGGTGACCAGAAAC CTGGTCCAGCCTCTGGCTCTAAAACTGAATCTGATGCACCAGCTGAAAAGCCTTATCCTCCCAAATACCCCCAGGGGTCTTGGCATTATCCTGGTTACCCTTCTGGTGACCAGAAACCTGGTCCAGTCTCTGGCTCTAAAACTGAATCCAATGCACCAGTGGATAAGCCTTATCCTCCCAAATACCCCCCCGGGTCTTGGCATTATCCTGGTTACCCTTCTGGTGACCAGAAAC CTGGTCCAGCCTCTGGCTCTAAAACTGAATCCGATGCACCAGCTGAAAAGCCTTATCCTCTCAAATACCCCCCTGGGTCTTGGCCTCATCCTGGTTACCCTTCTGGTGACCAGAAACCTGGTCCAGCTTCTGGCTCTAAAACCGAATCCGATGCACCAGCTGAAAAGCCTTATCCTCTCAAATACCCTCCCGGGTCTTGGCCTCATCCTGGTTACCCTTCTGGGGACCAGAGACCTGGTCCAGCCTCTGGCTctaaaactgaatcggatgcacCAGTGGATAAGCCTTATCCTCTCAAATACCCTCCCGAGTCTTGGCCTCGTCCTGGTTACCCTTCTGGTGACCAGAAACCTGGTCCAGCCTCTGGCTCTAAAACTGAATCTGATGCACCAGCTGAAAAGCCTTATCCTCCCAAATACCCCCAGGGGTCTTGGCATTATCCTGGTTACCCTTCTGGTGACCAGAAACCTGGTCCAGCCTCTGGCTctaaaactgaatcggatgcacCAGTGGATAAGCCTTATCCTCTCAAATACCCTCCCGGGTCTTGGCCTCGTCCTGGTTACCCTTCTGGTGACCAGAAACCTGGTCCAGCCTCTGGCTCTAAAACTGAATCTGATGCACCAGCTGAAAAGCCTTATCCTCTCAAATACCCTCCCGGGTCTTGGCCTCGTCCTGGTTACCCTTCTGGTGACCAGAAACCTGGTCCAGCCTCTGGCTCTAAAACCGAATCCGGCGCACCAGCTGAAAAGCCTTATCCTCTCAAATACCCCCCTGGGTTTTGGCCTCATCCTGGTTACTCTTATGACCCTGTCAGGCCAAAGCCCATAGATAAACCAGCTTCAGCCATCCCCACTGCTCCCCAATCAGGCTTGCCAGCAGCAACCCAGATTCTGCACCCCTCAGAATACCCTGGACGTCTGTTCCCTCCGTATAGTGCTTACCCTGATTATCATCTTTATTTGCAAAAGTTTTTTCCACGATACCCAGTCATGCCTCTCAAAACGCCTACAGCGCCATCTATAACCCCCACTCCTCGACTCTGTCCTACAACTGTAGCTGTTGAATGCAAACCCAATGCCAACTAG
- the wu:fi34b01 gene encoding basic proline-rich protein isoform X10: MVSWKIWGRLLIMQSSFTCITLINCISLLQFSGTEKTNNEGSEDFSEGQLLSDHKGYFVPLADVSDNTGVSGQLLSSSEAAWDAMSPKLRCGNDLVKLQLSGPEVANVELCRGNGDPVPLTQLPPHCGHTALDYAGLLYATPYDGCGVAQQGEHYVLQIQWQGNSAVISCPMTSTTANETFLGPHPPKFLNILLPPFSPDTQSPEAPPMPQLSDTETQKPPPPGYPQVYPQGFWPFPHYLYPGRVYSIAKQTGKLVTTPQTPTEEPQPPKYPQVSWPYPGYPSGDQKHGPASGSKTESDAPAEKPYPLKYPPGSWPHPGYPSGDQKPGPASGSKTESDAPAEKPYPLKYPPGSWHYPGYPSGDQKPGPVSGSKTESDAPAEKPYPLKYPQGSWHYPGYPSGDQKPGPVSGSKTESDAPVDKPYPPKYPPGSWHYPGYPSGDQKPGPASGSKTESDAPAEKPYPLKYPPGSWHYPGYPSGDQKPGPASGSKTESDAPAEKPYPPKYPQGSWHYPGYPSGDQKPGPVSGSKTESNAPVDKPYPPKYPPGSWHYPGYPSGDQKPGPASGSKTESDAPAEKPYPLKYPPGSWPHPGYPSGDQKPGPASGSKTESDAPAEKPYPLKYPPGSWPHPGYPSGDQRPGPASGSKTESDAPVDKPYPLKYPPESWPRPGYPSGDQKPGPASGSKTESDAPAEKPYPPKYPQGSWHYPGYPSGDQKPGPASGSKTESDAPVDKPYPLKYPPGSWPRPGYPSGDQKPGPASGSKTESDAPAEKPYPLKYPPGSWPRPGYPSGDQKPGPASGSKTESGAPAEKPYPLKYPPGFWPHPGYSYDPVRPKPIDKPASAIPTAPQSGLPAATQILHPSEYPGRLFPPYSAYPDYHLYLQKFFPRYPVMPLKTPTAPSITPTPRLCPTTVAVECKPNAN; encoded by the exons ATGGTATCTTGGAAAATATGGGGAAGGTTGTTAATTATGCAGAGTTCTTTCACGTGCATTACTTTAATAAACTGCATTAGTCTGCTACAGTTTTCTGGAACGGAAAAAACGAACAATGAAGGTAGCGAAGATTTTTCAGAAGGACAACTTCTGTCTGACCACAAGGGATATTTTGTGCCTTTAGCTGATGTCAGTGACAACACCGGAGTTTCAG GGCAGCTACTCAGTTCTTCTGAAGCAGCCTGGGATGCCATGTCTCCAAAGTTGAGGTGTGGTAACGATCTTGTGAAGTTGCAACTCAGTGGTCCAGAAGTAGCAAATGTTGAACTCTGTCGAG GTAATGGGGATCCTGTTCCACTCACTCAGTTGCCACCTCACTGTGGACACACTGCACTTGATTATGCAGGTCTGCTCTATGCTACTCCTTATGATGGATGTGGTGTTGCACAACAG GGAGAGCATTATGTGTTGCAGATACAGTGGCAGGGGAACTCTGCAGTCATTTCTTGTCCTATGACCTCTACCACTGCAAATGAAACCTTCCTGGGACCGCATCCTCCTAAATTTCTGAACATTCTTCTGCCTCCCTTCTCTCCTGATACACAAAGTCCAGAAGCACCTCCAATGCCACAACTGTCTGATACTGAAACCCAGAAACCACCACCTCCTGGTTACCCTCAAGTGTATCCGCAAGGGTTTTGGCCTTTCCCTCATTATCTTTATCCTGGAAGGGTTTATTCTATAGCCAAGCAAACTGGGAAACTTGTTACAACTCCCCAAACACCAACTGAAGAGCCTCAGCCTCCCAAATACCCCCAGGTGTCTTGGCCTTATCCTGGTTACCCTTCTGGTGACCAGAAACATGGTCCAGCCTCTGGCTCTAAAACTGAATCCGATGCACCAGCTGAAAAGCCTTATCCTCTCAAATACCCCCCCGGGTCTTGGCCTCATCCTGGTTACCCTTCTGGTGACCAGAAAC CTGGTCCAGCCTCTGGCTCTAAAACTGAATCTGATGCACCAGCTGAAAAGCCTTATCCTCTCAAATACCCCCCCGGGTCTTGGCATTATCCTGGTTACCCTTCTGGTGACCAGAAAC CTGGTCCAGTCTCTGGCTCTAAAACTGAATCAGATGCACCAGCTGAAAAGCCTTATCCTCTCAAATAC CCCCAGGGGTCTTGGCATTATCCTGGTTACCCTTCTGGTGACCAGAAACCTGGTCCAGTCTCTGGCTCTAAAACTGAATCCGATGCACCAGTGGATAAGCCTTATCCTCCCAAATACCCCCCCGGGTCTTGGCATTATCCTGGTTACCCTTCTGGTGACCAGAAACCTGGTCCAGCCTCTGGCTCTAAAACTGAATCTGATGCACCAGCTGAAAAGCCTTATCCTCTCAAATACCCCCCCGGGTCTTGGCATTATCCTGGTTACCCTTCTGGTGACCAGAAAC CTGGTCCAGCCTCTGGCTCTAAAACTGAATCTGATGCACCAGCTGAAAAGCCTTATCCTCCCAAATACCCCCAGGGGTCTTGGCATTATCCTGGTTACCCTTCTGGTGACCAGAAACCTGGTCCAGTCTCTGGCTCTAAAACTGAATCCAATGCACCAGTGGATAAGCCTTATCCTCCCAAATACCCCCCCGGGTCTTGGCATTATCCTGGTTACCCTTCTGGTGACCAGAAAC CTGGTCCAGCCTCTGGCTCTAAAACTGAATCCGATGCACCAGCTGAAAAGCCTTATCCTCTCAAATACCCCCCTGGGTCTTGGCCTCATCCTGGTTACCCTTCTGGTGACCAGAAACCTGGTCCAGCTTCTGGCTCTAAAACCGAATCCGATGCACCAGCTGAAAAGCCTTATCCTCTCAAATACCCTCCCGGGTCTTGGCCTCATCCTGGTTACCCTTCTGGGGACCAGAGACCTGGTCCAGCCTCTGGCTctaaaactgaatcggatgcacCAGTGGATAAGCCTTATCCTCTCAAATACCCTCCCGAGTCTTGGCCTCGTCCTGGTTACCCTTCTGGTGACCAGAAACCTGGTCCAGCCTCTGGCTCTAAAACTGAATCTGATGCACCAGCTGAAAAGCCTTATCCTCCCAAATACCCCCAGGGGTCTTGGCATTATCCTGGTTACCCTTCTGGTGACCAGAAACCTGGTCCAGCCTCTGGCTctaaaactgaatcggatgcacCAGTGGATAAGCCTTATCCTCTCAAATACCCTCCCGGGTCTTGGCCTCGTCCTGGTTACCCTTCTGGTGACCAGAAACCTGGTCCAGCCTCTGGCTCTAAAACTGAATCTGATGCACCAGCTGAAAAGCCTTATCCTCTCAAATACCCTCCCGGGTCTTGGCCTCGTCCTGGTTACCCTTCTGGTGACCAGAAACCTGGTCCAGCCTCTGGCTCTAAAACCGAATCCGGCGCACCAGCTGAAAAGCCTTATCCTCTCAAATACCCCCCTGGGTTTTGGCCTCATCCTGGTTACTCTTATGACCCTGTCAGGCCAAAGCCCATAGATAAACCAGCTTCAGCCATCCCCACTGCTCCCCAATCAGGCTTGCCAGCAGCAACCCAGATTCTGCACCCCTCAGAATACCCTGGACGTCTGTTCCCTCCGTATAGTGCTTACCCTGATTATCATCTTTATTTGCAAAAGTTTTTTCCACGATACCCAGTCATGCCTCTCAAAACGCCTACAGCGCCATCTATAACCCCCACTCCTCGACTCTGTCCTACAACTGTAGCTGTTGAATGCAAACCCAATGCCAACTAG
- the wu:fi34b01 gene encoding basic proline-rich protein isoform X8: MVSWKIWGRLLIMQSSFTCITLINCISLLQFSGTEKTNNEGSEDFSEGQLLSDHKGYFVPLADVSDNTGVSGQLLSSSEAAWDAMSPKLRCGNDLVKLQLSGPEVANVELCRGNGDPVPLTQLPPHCGHTALDYAGLLYATPYDGCGVAQQGEHYVLQIQWQGNSAVISCPMTSTTANETFLGPHPPKFLNILLPPFSPDTQSPEAPPMPQLSDTETQKPPPPGYPQVYPQGFWPFPHYLYPGRVYSIAKQTGKLVTTPQTPTEEPQPPKYPQVSWPYPGYPSGDQKHGPASGSKTESDAPAEKPYPLKYPPGSWPHPGYPSGDQKPGPASGSKTESDAPAEKPYPLKYPPGSWHYPGYPSGDQKPGPASGSKTESDAPAEKPYPPKYPQGSWHYPGYPSGDQKPGPVSGSKTESDAPVDKPYPPKYPPGSWHYPGYPSGDQKPGPASGSKTESDAPAEKPYPLKYPPGSWHYPGYPSGDQKPGPASGSKTESDAPAEKPYPPKYPQGSWHYPGYPSGDQKPGPVSGSKTESNAPVDKPYPPKYPPGSWHYPGYPSGDQKPGPASGSKTESDAPAEKPYPLKYPPGSWPHPGYPSGDQKPGPASGSKTESDAPAEKPYPLKYPPGSWPHPGYPSGDQRPGPASGSKTESDAPVDKPYPLKYPPESWPRPGYPSGDQKPGPASGSKTESDAPAEKPYPPKYPQGSWHYPGYPSGDQKPGPASGSKTESDAPVDKPYPLKYPPGSWPRPGYPSGDQKPGPASGSKTESDAPAEKPYPLKYPPGSWPRPGYPSGDQKPGPASGSKTESGAPAEKPYPLKYPPGFWPHPGYSYDPVRPKPIDKPASAIPTAPQSGLPAATQILHPSEYPGRLFPPYSAYPDYHLYLQKFFPRYPVMPLKTPTAPSITPTPRLCPTTVAVECKPNAN, from the exons ATGGTATCTTGGAAAATATGGGGAAGGTTGTTAATTATGCAGAGTTCTTTCACGTGCATTACTTTAATAAACTGCATTAGTCTGCTACAGTTTTCTGGAACGGAAAAAACGAACAATGAAGGTAGCGAAGATTTTTCAGAAGGACAACTTCTGTCTGACCACAAGGGATATTTTGTGCCTTTAGCTGATGTCAGTGACAACACCGGAGTTTCAG GGCAGCTACTCAGTTCTTCTGAAGCAGCCTGGGATGCCATGTCTCCAAAGTTGAGGTGTGGTAACGATCTTGTGAAGTTGCAACTCAGTGGTCCAGAAGTAGCAAATGTTGAACTCTGTCGAG GTAATGGGGATCCTGTTCCACTCACTCAGTTGCCACCTCACTGTGGACACACTGCACTTGATTATGCAGGTCTGCTCTATGCTACTCCTTATGATGGATGTGGTGTTGCACAACAG GGAGAGCATTATGTGTTGCAGATACAGTGGCAGGGGAACTCTGCAGTCATTTCTTGTCCTATGACCTCTACCACTGCAAATGAAACCTTCCTGGGACCGCATCCTCCTAAATTTCTGAACATTCTTCTGCCTCCCTTCTCTCCTGATACACAAAGTCCAGAAGCACCTCCAATGCCACAACTGTCTGATACTGAAACCCAGAAACCACCACCTCCTGGTTACCCTCAAGTGTATCCGCAAGGGTTTTGGCCTTTCCCTCATTATCTTTATCCTGGAAGGGTTTATTCTATAGCCAAGCAAACTGGGAAACTTGTTACAACTCCCCAAACACCAACTGAAGAGCCTCAGCCTCCCAAATACCCCCAGGTGTCTTGGCCTTATCCTGGTTACCCTTCTGGTGACCAGAAACATGGTCCAGCCTCTGGCTCTAAAACTGAATCCGATGCACCAGCTGAAAAGCCTTATCCTCTCAAATACCCCCCCGGGTCTTGGCCTCATCCTGGTTACCCTTCTGGTGACCAGAAACCTGGTCCAGCCTCTGGCTCTAAAACCGAATCCGATGCACCAGCTGAAAAGCCTTATCCTCTCAAATACCCCCCCGGGTCTTGGCATTATCCTGGTTACCCTTCTGGTGACCAGAAAC CTGGTCCAGCCTCTGGCTCTAAAACTGAATCTGATGCACCAGCTGAAAAGCCTTATCCTCCCAAATACCCCCAGGGGTCTTGGCATTATCCTGGTTACCCTTCTGGTGACCAGAAACCTGGTCCAGTCTCTGGCTCTAAAACTGAATCCGATGCACCAGTGGATAAGCCTTATCCTCCCAAATACCCCCCCGGGTCTTGGCATTATCCTGGTTACCCTTCTGGTGACCAGAAACCTGGTCCAGCCTCTGGCTCTAAAACTGAATCTGATGCACCAGCTGAAAAGCCTTATCCTCTCAAATACCCCCCCGGGTCTTGGCATTATCCTGGTTACCCTTCTGGTGACCAGAAAC CTGGTCCAGCCTCTGGCTCTAAAACTGAATCTGATGCACCAGCTGAAAAGCCTTATCCTCCCAAATACCCCCAGGGGTCTTGGCATTATCCTGGTTACCCTTCTGGTGACCAGAAACCTGGTCCAGTCTCTGGCTCTAAAACTGAATCCAATGCACCAGTGGATAAGCCTTATCCTCCCAAATACCCCCCCGGGTCTTGGCATTATCCTGGTTACCCTTCTGGTGACCAGAAAC CTGGTCCAGCCTCTGGCTCTAAAACTGAATCCGATGCACCAGCTGAAAAGCCTTATCCTCTCAAATACCCCCCTGGGTCTTGGCCTCATCCTGGTTACCCTTCTGGTGACCAGAAACCTGGTCCAGCTTCTGGCTCTAAAACCGAATCCGATGCACCAGCTGAAAAGCCTTATCCTCTCAAATACCCTCCCGGGTCTTGGCCTCATCCTGGTTACCCTTCTGGGGACCAGAGACCTGGTCCAGCCTCTGGCTctaaaactgaatcggatgcacCAGTGGATAAGCCTTATCCTCTCAAATACCCTCCCGAGTCTTGGCCTCGTCCTGGTTACCCTTCTGGTGACCAGAAACCTGGTCCAGCCTCTGGCTCTAAAACTGAATCTGATGCACCAGCTGAAAAGCCTTATCCTCCCAAATACCCCCAGGGGTCTTGGCATTATCCTGGTTACCCTTCTGGTGACCAGAAACCTGGTCCAGCCTCTGGCTctaaaactgaatcggatgcacCAGTGGATAAGCCTTATCCTCTCAAATACCCTCCCGGGTCTTGGCCTCGTCCTGGTTACCCTTCTGGTGACCAGAAACCTGGTCCAGCCTCTGGCTCTAAAACTGAATCTGATGCACCAGCTGAAAAGCCTTATCCTCTCAAATACCCTCCCGGGTCTTGGCCTCGTCCTGGTTACCCTTCTGGTGACCAGAAACCTGGTCCAGCCTCTGGCTCTAAAACCGAATCCGGCGCACCAGCTGAAAAGCCTTATCCTCTCAAATACCCCCCTGGGTTTTGGCCTCATCCTGGTTACTCTTATGACCCTGTCAGGCCAAAGCCCATAGATAAACCAGCTTCAGCCATCCCCACTGCTCCCCAATCAGGCTTGCCAGCAGCAACCCAGATTCTGCACCCCTCAGAATACCCTGGACGTCTGTTCCCTCCGTATAGTGCTTACCCTGATTATCATCTTTATTTGCAAAAGTTTTTTCCACGATACCCAGTCATGCCTCTCAAAACGCCTACAGCGCCATCTATAACCCCCACTCCTCGACTCTGTCCTACAACTGTAGCTGTTGAATGCAAACCCAATGCCAACTAG